In a single window of the Natronosalvus caseinilyticus genome:
- a CDS encoding anthranilate synthase component II: MTDLDHSTRILVVDNYDSFVYNLVQYVGESADEVVVRRNDAITLEDVRALDPTGIVVSPGPGTPADAGVTTDLFAELAYPTLGVCLGHQALCAANGAPVVHAPEVVHGKPSTIEHTGEGIFEGLPTRLRVGRYHSLAVERESLPDDLLETAWTTDERDVLMAVRHRDRPHLGVQFHPESILTGTADSEPGDESDEDPDHSSRAYTDSDRISLEIGRQMIQTFCTFAAEYDARGHNV; the protein is encoded by the coding sequence ATGACTGATCTCGACCACTCGACCCGCATCCTCGTCGTCGACAACTACGACTCCTTCGTCTACAACCTCGTCCAGTACGTCGGAGAGTCCGCGGACGAGGTCGTCGTCCGCCGAAACGACGCGATCACCCTCGAGGACGTCCGCGCGCTCGACCCGACCGGCATCGTGGTCTCGCCGGGACCCGGAACGCCGGCAGACGCGGGCGTCACGACTGACCTGTTCGCCGAGCTCGCGTACCCTACCCTCGGGGTCTGTCTGGGCCACCAGGCGCTGTGTGCGGCCAACGGCGCGCCGGTCGTCCACGCCCCGGAGGTGGTCCACGGCAAGCCCTCGACGATCGAGCACACGGGCGAGGGAATCTTCGAGGGGCTCCCGACGCGACTCCGGGTTGGCCGGTACCACTCGCTGGCCGTCGAGCGGGAGTCGCTTCCGGACGACCTGCTCGAGACGGCGTGGACGACCGACGAGCGCGACGTGTTGATGGCCGTTCGCCACCGCGACCGCCCGCACCTCGGCGTTCAGTTCCACCCCGAGAGCATTCTGACGGGGACAGCCGATAGCGAACCCGGCGACGAGTCGGACGAGGACCCAGATCACTCGAGTCGAGCGTACACGGACAGCGACCGCATCTCCCTCGAGATCGGCAGGCAGATGATCCAGACGTTCTGTACCTTTGCCGCCGAGTACGACGCCAGAGGCCACAATGTCTAA
- the pabB gene encoding aminodeoxychorismate synthase, component I — MNKPRVVTDEEAFLEAVRTVRIDAGDGRSPGVRGAGRIRLPVEVAVTVNDPFLAYRRARRESAPGAFLETTGGQSGWGYFGVDPVKRLIVGPDAAVLRDRSSSGSERLDSPETVEEPVTRAASQSKSQSQSQSPTLAALEGLLEGTSLVRGDCDVPYPCGVVGWLSYDVARELEDLPGSAVDDRGLPRLEVGVYDRLAAWECPVDPDDRVRLRVTACPSIDASTLEEGDSTGELEKTYEHARSQALELARRALEGDPTVGPPPADATEATFESTCGRDAFADRVRWVKQYVRDGDTFQANISQRLVAPAAVHPVAAYEALRTVNPAPYSCLLEGRSTDLVSASPELLLERDGASVRTEPIAGTRPRGEDPAADAALEADLRGDEKERAEHAMLVDLERNDLGKVCTYGSVEVEEYRRVDRYSEVMHLVSNVTGRLRPNATLGDAIAATFPGGTITGAPKPRTMAIIDELEATRRGPYTGGVGIFGFDGRATINIVIRTLVRHAEAYHLRVGAGIVHDSEPEREYDETLAKAQALLNAIDAALDERVTMTLEAGGEAGSGIEVENADGGDRDD, encoded by the coding sequence ATGAACAAGCCGCGCGTCGTCACGGACGAGGAGGCGTTCCTCGAGGCCGTCAGGACGGTTCGTATCGACGCCGGCGACGGTCGCTCACCCGGAGTGCGGGGAGCGGGCCGAATTCGTCTCCCCGTCGAAGTCGCGGTCACCGTCAACGACCCCTTTCTCGCCTATCGCCGAGCTCGGCGCGAGTCGGCTCCCGGCGCCTTCCTCGAGACGACCGGCGGCCAATCGGGCTGGGGCTACTTCGGGGTCGACCCCGTCAAGCGGCTGATCGTCGGGCCGGATGCGGCTGTGCTCCGCGATCGGTCGTCCTCGGGTTCGGAGCGCCTCGACTCGCCGGAAACCGTCGAGGAGCCCGTTACGAGAGCGGCGTCACAGTCGAAGTCACAATCACAATCACAGTCGCCGACACTCGCTGCCCTCGAGGGACTGCTCGAGGGCACGTCGCTCGTCCGTGGGGACTGCGACGTGCCCTACCCCTGCGGCGTCGTCGGCTGGCTCTCCTACGACGTCGCCCGCGAACTCGAGGACCTGCCGGGGAGCGCCGTCGACGACCGCGGACTGCCCAGACTCGAGGTGGGCGTGTACGACCGACTTGCGGCGTGGGAGTGTCCGGTCGACCCGGACGACCGCGTACGACTCAGGGTGACGGCCTGTCCGTCTATCGACGCCTCGACGCTCGAGGAGGGGGATTCGACGGGCGAGTTAGAGAAAACCTACGAGCACGCTCGCTCGCAGGCGCTCGAGCTCGCCCGACGAGCGCTCGAGGGCGACCCCACCGTCGGCCCGCCACCGGCCGACGCGACGGAGGCGACCTTCGAGAGCACCTGCGGCCGGGACGCGTTCGCCGACCGCGTTCGATGGGTCAAGCAGTACGTTCGCGACGGCGACACGTTCCAGGCGAACATTTCGCAGCGTCTCGTCGCCCCCGCGGCGGTGCATCCCGTCGCCGCCTACGAGGCGCTTCGGACCGTGAACCCGGCCCCGTACTCCTGTTTGCTCGAGGGGCGATCCACGGACCTGGTGAGCGCGAGCCCGGAACTCCTCCTCGAGCGCGACGGCGCCTCCGTCCGCACCGAACCCATCGCTGGAACCCGTCCCCGGGGCGAGGATCCGGCGGCGGACGCGGCACTCGAGGCCGACCTCCGCGGTGACGAGAAGGAACGCGCCGAACACGCGATGCTGGTCGACCTCGAACGAAACGACCTCGGGAAGGTCTGTACCTACGGAAGCGTCGAGGTCGAGGAGTACCGCCGGGTCGATCGGTACTCCGAGGTCATGCACCTCGTCTCGAACGTCACCGGGCGCCTCCGACCCAACGCGACCCTCGGCGACGCGATCGCGGCGACGTTCCCCGGCGGGACGATCACGGGGGCGCCCAAGCCCCGGACAATGGCGATCATCGACGAACTCGAGGCGACCCGACGCGGGCCGTACACCGGCGGCGTCGGCATCTTCGGGTTCGACGGTCGGGCGACAATAAACATCGTCATCCGAACGCTCGTCCGCCACGCCGAGGCGTACCACCTCCGGGTGGGCGCCGGGATCGTCCACGACTCCGAGCCCGAGCGCGAGTACGACGAAACGCTCGCGAAGGCCCAGGCCTTGCTGAACGCGATCGACGCGGCGCTGGACGAGCGGGTGACGATGACGCTCGAGGCCGGCGGTGAGGCCGGTAGCGGTATCGAAGTCGAGAACGCCGACGGCGGTGATCGCGATGACTGA
- the lrpA1 gene encoding HTH-type transcriptional regulator LrpA1 — MSTRPTEDRILEVLEEDAQASYAEIASRAEVSKPTVRKYINQLEEDGVIVGYSADVDPKKLSSQTIALVGIDVASERYVEATRALKALDEVESLYTSSGDHMLMAEVRAANGDELGDVIATEILQIEGVTAAHPSFLQERLK; from the coding sequence ATGAGCACCCGCCCGACGGAAGATCGCATTCTCGAGGTCCTCGAGGAGGACGCCCAGGCGTCCTACGCCGAGATCGCCTCGCGAGCCGAGGTCTCGAAGCCCACGGTTCGAAAGTACATCAACCAGCTCGAGGAGGACGGCGTCATCGTCGGCTACTCGGCGGACGTCGACCCCAAGAAGCTCTCGAGCCAGACCATCGCCTTGGTCGGCATCGACGTCGCCAGCGAGCGCTACGTCGAGGCGACCCGGGCGCTCAAGGCCCTCGACGAGGTCGAATCGCTGTACACCTCGAGCGGCGACCACATGCTGATGGCCGAAGTGCGGGCGGCCAACGGCGACGAACTCGGGGACGTAATCGCGACGGAGATTCTCCAGATCGAGGGTGTGACCGCGGCACATCCGTCGTTTTTGCAGGAACGGCTGAAGTGA
- a CDS encoding calcium/sodium antiporter, translating into MVDGTLLSALLLALGAGALFGGAELLVKGAGNLALGLGLRAATVGVTVVAFATTAPELFVAILGALDVSSDVGFGTVVGSNIANIALVLGVSALIRPLSISDAMMRRHVPFMVLAAVLLPVLALDGRIGKLEGGILLAVLAGFTGYLLHTVNSSPEAAEMPDGGRDGVAPRDVAFVLAGLVTLLVGSRWLISGGSSLLLAMGVSEFVVGVTVLALGTSLPELAASAVGAARGETEFTVGNVVGSNIYNIVAVLGLLAVAVPITVTDAVLRFELPLVVAFTLVLVGMMWRGRQLTRVDGAVLVVSYAVFIRFLFV; encoded by the coding sequence ATGGTCGACGGAACACTCCTCTCCGCACTCTTGCTCGCTCTCGGCGCCGGCGCGCTCTTCGGCGGAGCCGAACTCCTCGTCAAGGGCGCCGGCAACCTCGCGCTCGGTCTCGGCCTCCGGGCGGCCACCGTCGGCGTCACCGTCGTGGCCTTCGCGACGACTGCCCCCGAACTGTTCGTCGCCATTCTGGGTGCCCTCGACGTCTCGTCGGACGTCGGCTTCGGGACGGTCGTCGGCTCGAACATCGCCAACATCGCCCTCGTCCTGGGCGTCTCCGCGCTCATTCGACCGCTCTCGATCAGCGACGCGATGATGCGTCGCCACGTCCCGTTCATGGTCCTCGCGGCCGTCTTGCTCCCCGTGCTCGCCCTCGACGGGCGGATCGGGAAACTCGAGGGAGGAATACTGCTGGCCGTGCTGGCCGGGTTCACCGGGTATCTGCTCCACACCGTGAACTCGAGCCCCGAGGCCGCCGAGATGCCCGACGGGGGCCGGGACGGCGTCGCCCCGCGCGACGTCGCGTTCGTCCTTGCCGGACTGGTCACCCTGCTCGTCGGCTCTCGCTGGCTGATCTCCGGTGGCTCCTCGCTCCTGCTGGCGATGGGCGTCTCCGAGTTCGTCGTCGGGGTGACGGTGCTCGCGCTCGGGACGTCCCTGCCGGAACTCGCCGCCTCGGCCGTCGGGGCCGCACGCGGGGAGACCGAGTTCACCGTCGGCAACGTCGTCGGCTCGAACATCTACAACATCGTCGCCGTACTGGGGCTACTCGCCGTCGCCGTGCCGATTACGGTCACGGACGCCGTGCTCCGGTTCGAACTCCCGCTCGTGGTCGCGTTCACGCTCGTGCTCGTCGGCATGATGTGGCGCGGACGTCAATTGACCCGAGTCGACGGGGCCGTCCTCGTCGTTTCGTACGCCGTGTTCATCCGGTTCCTGTTCGTTTGA
- a CDS encoding shikimate dehydrogenase: MQVFGLLGNPVGHSLSPPMHEAAYDALDVDARYVTFEPDANPDALERAIDGARALGIAGCNVTIPFKQDALAFVEPDPLAARIGAVNTIDFSPDGPPAGYNTDAVGAVRALREHDVALEGASAVVVGAGGAGRAIAFGLADEGAEVTVVNRTVSRAEELAAVVPGATAGGLDSLPDVVPDTDVLVNATSVGMDEDVSPIPADALHGELTVMDAVYSPLKTRLLQEAADAGAATVDGAWMLLYQGVEAFERWTGLEAPVDRMNETLRSRL; this comes from the coding sequence ATGCAGGTCTTCGGTCTCCTCGGGAATCCGGTTGGCCACTCGCTCTCGCCGCCGATGCACGAAGCAGCCTACGACGCGCTCGACGTCGACGCCAGGTACGTCACGTTCGAGCCGGACGCGAACCCGGACGCGCTCGAGCGGGCCATCGACGGCGCGCGGGCGCTCGGAATCGCCGGCTGCAACGTGACGATTCCGTTCAAGCAGGACGCGCTGGCCTTCGTCGAGCCAGACCCGCTGGCAGCGCGGATCGGCGCGGTGAACACGATCGACTTCTCGCCGGACGGGCCACCCGCGGGGTACAACACCGATGCCGTCGGCGCCGTCCGCGCGCTCCGCGAACACGATGTCGCCCTCGAGGGAGCGTCGGCGGTCGTGGTCGGCGCCGGCGGGGCCGGTCGGGCCATCGCGTTCGGACTCGCCGACGAAGGGGCGGAGGTGACGGTGGTGAACCGGACGGTGTCGCGCGCCGAGGAACTCGCCGCAGTCGTCCCCGGCGCGACCGCCGGCGGCCTCGACAGTCTCCCCGACGTGGTCCCGGATACGGACGTGCTGGTCAACGCGACCAGCGTCGGGATGGACGAGGACGTGTCGCCGATCCCGGCGGACGCCCTTCACGGCGAACTGACGGTGATGGACGCGGTGTACAGCCCGCTGAAGACGCGCCTCCTCCAGGAGGCGGCGGACGCCGGTGCGGCGACCGTCGACGGTGCGTGGATGTTGCTCTACCAGGGCGTCGAGGCGTTCGAGCGGTGGACGGGGCTCGAGGCGCCGGTCGACCGGATGAACGAGACACTTCGGTCGCGACTCTAA
- a CDS encoding transcriptional regulator: MREADETTRQRLADALRDEPATPSALATRLDLTAGAVLRHAEHVARSVDGTDEQFLVAPPACRECGFDAYDDLLNLPSRCPECKSEAVDEPTFTIE, translated from the coding sequence ATGCGAGAAGCCGACGAAACGACGCGTCAACGCCTCGCCGACGCGCTCCGGGACGAACCGGCGACCCCGAGCGCGCTCGCGACCCGACTCGACCTGACGGCGGGGGCCGTGCTCCGCCACGCCGAACACGTCGCCCGCTCGGTCGACGGGACTGACGAGCAGTTTCTCGTGGCCCCGCCCGCCTGTCGCGAGTGCGGCTTCGACGCGTACGACGACCTGTTGAATCTCCCCTCTCGGTGCCCCGAGTGCAAGAGCGAAGCCGTCGACGAACCGACGTTCACCATCGAGTAG
- a CDS encoding nucleoside triphosphate pyrophosphohydrolase gives MPRIYDKLVRDEIPTIVEANDERPITHVADDEEYDRRLLAKLEEECAEYREDRSLDELADVLEVVRACCVHEGWSTEELEERRREKAAERGGFEAGIVLEAVVERHSQSTPDENREL, from the coding sequence ATGCCGCGCATCTACGACAAACTGGTCCGCGACGAAATCCCGACGATCGTCGAGGCCAACGACGAGCGACCGATCACCCACGTCGCCGACGACGAGGAGTACGATAGGCGGTTGCTCGCGAAACTCGAGGAGGAGTGCGCCGAGTATCGCGAGGACCGGAGTCTGGACGAACTCGCCGACGTCCTCGAGGTGGTTCGGGCGTGCTGCGTCCACGAGGGCTGGTCGACCGAGGAACTCGAGGAACGCCGACGAGAGAAGGCAGCCGAACGAGGCGGGTTCGAGGCGGGGATCGTGCTCGAGGCGGTCGTCGAACGTCACTCTCAGTCGACGCCCGACGAGAACCGAGAATTATAG
- a CDS encoding glutaredoxin family protein gives MSITLYQLEGCPFCETVADALDDAQVSYETVWTEAMHSGRDEVKRISGQRGVPVLVDEDRGVTMAESDNILEYVDRTLA, from the coding sequence ATGTCGATCACGCTCTACCAGCTCGAGGGCTGCCCGTTCTGTGAAACGGTCGCCGACGCGCTCGATGACGCCCAGGTCAGCTACGAAACGGTGTGGACGGAGGCGATGCACTCCGGACGCGACGAGGTCAAGCGAATCTCCGGTCAGCGCGGCGTCCCGGTGCTCGTCGACGAGGACCGCGGGGTCACGATGGCCGAATCGGACAACATCCTCGAGTACGTTGATCGAACGCTCGCCTGA
- a CDS encoding NDP-sugar synthase — protein MKAVVLAGGYATRLWPITKHRPKMFLPIGDSTVIDRIFADLEADERIDEVFVSTNERFEAEFEAHLAASDFEKPRLSVEDTTAEDEKFGVVGALAQLIERENVNDDLVVIAGDNLISFDVADFVDYFEAQGTPTLAAYDVGSREKAKSYGLVELEGERVVDFQEKPDDPKSTLVSIACYAFPREDLSLLSTYLEEGNNPDEPGWFIQWLQNRQPTHAFTFEGAWFDIGTPDSYLDAVAWFLDGDNYVAESAVLEETTLGENVHVMDDAVLENTTLDHAVIFPQAEIRHADIRRSIIDEQTRLENMDLAGALIGAHTTITNGAPEEP, from the coding sequence ATGAAGGCCGTCGTTCTCGCCGGAGGATACGCGACTCGGCTGTGGCCGATTACCAAACATCGACCGAAGATGTTTCTCCCGATCGGCGACTCGACCGTCATCGACCGGATCTTCGCCGATCTCGAGGCCGACGAGCGGATCGACGAGGTGTTCGTCAGCACGAACGAGCGCTTCGAAGCGGAGTTCGAGGCTCACCTCGCGGCGTCGGACTTCGAGAAACCACGCCTGTCCGTCGAAGACACCACAGCAGAGGACGAGAAGTTCGGCGTCGTCGGCGCGCTCGCCCAGCTCATCGAGCGCGAGAACGTCAACGATGACCTGGTGGTCATCGCCGGGGACAACCTCATCAGTTTCGACGTCGCCGACTTCGTCGACTACTTTGAGGCGCAGGGGACGCCGACGCTCGCGGCCTACGATGTCGGGTCGCGTGAGAAGGCCAAATCCTACGGCCTCGTCGAACTCGAGGGCGAACGTGTCGTCGACTTCCAGGAGAAACCGGACGATCCGAAGAGTACGTTGGTCTCGATCGCCTGCTACGCGTTCCCCCGCGAGGATCTCTCCTTGCTCTCGACGTACCTCGAAGAGGGGAACAACCCGGACGAACCCGGCTGGTTCATCCAGTGGCTGCAGAATCGCCAGCCGACCCACGCGTTCACGTTCGAGGGCGCCTGGTTCGACATCGGCACCCCCGACAGTTACCTCGACGCCGTCGCCTGGTTCCTCGACGGCGACAACTACGTCGCGGAGTCGGCGGTCCTCGAGGAGACGACCCTCGGCGAGAACGTCCACGTGATGGACGATGCGGTCCTCGAGAACACGACGCTCGATCACGCGGTCATCTTCCCGCAGGCAGAGATTCGTCACGCCGATATCCGCCGTTCGATCATCGACGAGCAGACGCGCCTCGAGAACATGGACCTCGCGGGGGCGCTCATCGGGGCACACACGACGATTACGAACGGCGCACCCGAGGAGCCGTAG
- a CDS encoding helix-hairpin-helix domain-containing protein yields the protein MGLLQKLQSLLGIGDSDADARSTEGRDGGVTIERKRGQDAAETSTDSGAPTEEGTTESTTGSSDEDVGEDEDAEAEDVADEPIVEAESEPADEADETEDATVESDETAESTDTDEAAKTAAAGTDASSSTDAMTEVPDDVDEAAEPAEATGPTTEDATPEASKVPDDHSQEPVDVIKGIGPAYADRLEGAGVETVADLATADADSLSEDTDISAKRLQGWIDRAEVR from the coding sequence ATGGGACTCCTGCAGAAGCTACAGTCGCTTCTCGGCATCGGTGACAGCGACGCCGACGCTCGGTCAACAGAGGGCCGTGACGGTGGTGTCACAATCGAACGCAAACGAGGCCAGGATGCGGCGGAGACGTCGACCGATTCCGGGGCGCCGACGGAGGAGGGAACGACCGAATCGACGACTGGTTCGTCTGACGAAGACGTTGGTGAGGACGAAGACGCCGAAGCGGAAGACGTCGCGGACGAACCGATCGTCGAAGCGGAAAGCGAACCCGCCGACGAAGCCGACGAAACCGAAGACGCCACAGTCGAATCGGACGAAACAGCTGAATCGACCGACACGGACGAGGCCGCGAAAACGGCCGCTGCCGGCACCGATGCCTCGAGTTCGACCGACGCGATGACCGAGGTTCCCGACGACGTCGACGAAGCCGCCGAACCGGCCGAAGCCACGGGACCGACCACCGAGGACGCCACCCCCGAGGCCAGCAAGGTGCCGGACGATCACAGTCAGGAACCGGTCGACGTCATCAAGGGCATCGGCCCCGCCTACGCTGACCGACTCGAGGGTGCCGGCGTCGAAACCGTCGCCGACCTCGCGACGGCAGACGCCGATTCGCTCTCGGAGGACACGGACATCTCCGCGAAGCGACTCCAGGGCTGGATCGACCGGGCGGAAGTCCGATAA
- a CDS encoding aminotransferase class IV — translation MSEDELTSERLYHLDGELVSASEATVSVDDRGFRYGDGAFETLRAYGGSIFEWEAHADRLERTCESLGLEHGFSRQELLDRIEATLAANDLANAYVRLSITRGVQPGTLAPRPEVDPTVVVYVKPLPRGGLEGEPVWDGPATLQTVKVRRIPDAALPAGAKTHNYLNGILARQELHDADEALVRDLEGDVAEGATSNVFFVDDGGLHTPTTEGPVLPGITRRVVLELAAEAGIPIDEGRFRPEDVRQADEVFLTNTTWEVRPVDRVDGIALGEGDDRERPVTSLLARLFDERVERAHYE, via the coding sequence ATGTCTGAGGACGAACTCACGAGCGAGCGCCTGTACCACCTCGACGGCGAACTCGTCTCCGCCTCCGAGGCGACCGTCAGCGTCGACGACCGGGGCTTTCGCTACGGCGACGGTGCCTTCGAGACCCTGCGGGCCTACGGTGGTTCGATCTTCGAGTGGGAGGCCCACGCAGACCGCCTCGAGCGAACCTGCGAGTCGCTCGGGCTCGAGCACGGCTTCTCGCGCCAGGAACTGCTCGACAGAATCGAGGCGACTCTCGCTGCTAACGACCTCGCGAACGCCTACGTCCGGCTGTCGATCACCCGCGGCGTCCAGCCCGGCACGCTCGCTCCCCGGCCCGAGGTCGACCCGACGGTCGTGGTGTACGTCAAACCGCTCCCCAGGGGCGGCCTCGAGGGCGAGCCAGTGTGGGACGGTCCGGCCACGCTCCAGACGGTCAAAGTGCGGCGAATCCCGGACGCCGCGCTCCCGGCGGGCGCGAAAACGCACAACTACCTGAACGGCATCCTCGCGCGGCAGGAACTTCACGACGCCGACGAGGCGCTCGTTCGCGACCTCGAGGGGGACGTCGCCGAGGGGGCGACGAGTAACGTCTTCTTCGTCGACGACGGCGGGTTGCATACGCCGACGACGGAGGGACCGGTCCTCCCCGGCATCACCCGGCGTGTCGTCCTCGAACTCGCGGCCGAGGCCGGGATTCCGATCGACGAGGGCCGATTCCGGCCGGAGGACGTCCGCCAGGCCGACGAGGTCTTTCTAACGAACACGACGTGGGAGGTGCGTCCGGTCGATCGAGTCGATGGGATCGCCCTCGGTGAGGGCGACGACCGTGAGCGGCCGGTGACGTCGCTCCTGGCCAGATTGTTCGACGAGCGAGTCGAACGGGCTCATTACGAGTGA
- a CDS encoding Gfo/Idh/MocA family protein, with product MSVDGVETPVTTASTHAEPLRIGIVGLGYIGSYVGDQFNRHPDAEVAAVCDLDTDRLASVGDQFAVDESHRYESYTAMLEAAPLDAVLVGTPHTLHYEQVVAALDQGLHVYCDKPLTTDLEHARDLADRSEGGEEVLMVGYQRHLQTAFRTARDRFAPESEDGTDPTWLTASITQGWIEDSTGTWRLDPDLSGGGFLYDTGSHVLDGVLWSTGLEPESVRASMDFHDDEQRIDRRAHLDVRFTNGATGSFSFLGDAPAVREHIHVWDDEGAVYLEGKQWRSRRVFEIDTESAEYHPYIDPRRERSRADAFLESVLEGHEPPATARDALAVTALTEAAYASARRGERIPVEI from the coding sequence ATGTCGGTCGACGGTGTGGAGACCCCTGTGACGACTGCTAGTACCCACGCGGAACCGCTTCGCATCGGCATCGTCGGCCTCGGCTACATCGGCTCGTACGTCGGCGATCAGTTCAACCGCCATCCCGACGCCGAAGTGGCCGCCGTCTGCGACCTGGACACCGACCGGCTGGCGTCCGTCGGCGACCAATTCGCCGTCGACGAGTCTCACCGGTACGAGTCCTACACGGCCATGCTCGAGGCTGCGCCGCTGGACGCCGTCCTGGTCGGGACGCCCCACACGCTCCACTACGAACAGGTGGTCGCCGCTCTCGACCAGGGACTCCACGTCTACTGCGACAAACCGCTCACGACGGATCTCGAGCACGCGCGCGACCTCGCTGACCGGAGCGAAGGGGGCGAGGAAGTGTTGATGGTCGGCTACCAGCGCCACCTCCAGACGGCGTTTCGGACGGCTCGAGACCGCTTCGCCCCCGAGAGCGAGGACGGAACCGACCCCACCTGGCTCACCGCCTCGATCACCCAGGGCTGGATCGAGGACTCCACAGGCACCTGGCGGCTCGATCCCGACCTCTCCGGCGGCGGCTTCCTCTACGACACCGGCAGTCACGTGCTCGACGGCGTCCTCTGGTCGACGGGCCTCGAGCCTGAATCCGTCCGGGCCAGCATGGACTTCCACGACGACGAGCAGCGGATCGATCGACGGGCACACCTCGACGTTCGGTTCACAAACGGCGCCACCGGCTCGTTCTCGTTCCTCGGCGACGCCCCGGCGGTCCGCGAGCACATTCACGTCTGGGACGACGAGGGCGCCGTCTACCTCGAAGGCAAGCAGTGGCGATCCCGACGCGTCTTCGAAATCGACACCGAGAGCGCGGAGTACCACCCCTACATCGACCCGCGTCGAGAGCGCTCACGCGCGGACGCGTTTCTCGAGAGTGTCCTGGAGGGGCACGAACCGCCGGCGACGGCCCGGGACGCCCTCGCCGTGACGGCGCTGACCGAAGCGGCCTACGCCTCGGCGCGACGTGGCGAGCGAATTCCGGTCGAGATCTGA
- a CDS encoding DUF7344 domain-containing protein codes for MTQPPGPDPNPDSDPHEACSELAFDLLEWIGDQPESAAAIDETLRAVAAERRRLLLSVLDEHGQELTLPDAAEEVAQCETGKSITELSAERVANVYISLYHDHLPRLVDAGLLEYDQERDLVAPASF; via the coding sequence ATGACGCAACCTCCCGGACCCGACCCTAACCCCGACTCCGACCCACACGAGGCCTGTTCGGAACTGGCGTTCGACCTCCTCGAGTGGATCGGCGATCAGCCGGAGTCGGCGGCGGCGATTGACGAAACGCTCCGGGCAGTGGCCGCCGAGCGCCGGCGGCTGTTGCTCTCCGTACTCGACGAACACGGACAGGAGCTGACGTTACCGGACGCGGCCGAGGAAGTCGCCCAGTGTGAAACCGGCAAGTCCATCACCGAACTGTCGGCCGAACGCGTTGCCAACGTCTACATTTCGCTGTATCACGACCACCTGCCCCGACTGGTCGACGCCGGATTGCTCGAGTACGACCAGGAACGGGACCTGGTCGCGCCGGCCTCGTTTTGA
- a CDS encoding sensor histidine kinase, whose product MQRAVADDDWVADLGERLPVSPLSALGLLLAATIGFRIAVENASSRALLESAFPLLAATAVVLADRRLVAGGVGVRDRFTVFAYGLGGFLAAALVTALHLHVLRLDGAGVTTPLYLTLMSGTVGVAAGTVAGLYEIRQRSAVREARRQHARLEEFASVVSHDLRNPLSVAQGRLQETYRTGDPSHLEAVDHSLERMDELIDDSLSIARNGTQVTDREPVQLVDLASEAWAVVETGDSSYELSSNRTIRADPTRAKRLLENLFRNAIEHAGPDTVIRIGTLKNGFYVEDDGPGIPADRREAVLEQGVSSSTDGSGLGLAIVRAIADAHGWDVAVTESPTGGARFEFTGVQGR is encoded by the coding sequence GTGCAACGCGCCGTCGCGGACGACGACTGGGTAGCCGATCTCGGCGAGCGCCTGCCCGTGTCGCCGCTCTCGGCACTCGGCCTCCTGCTCGCGGCGACCATCGGCTTTCGCATCGCCGTCGAGAACGCCTCGAGCCGGGCGCTCCTCGAGAGCGCGTTCCCGCTGCTCGCGGCGACGGCCGTCGTCCTCGCCGACCGACGACTGGTTGCGGGCGGCGTCGGCGTCCGCGACCGCTTCACCGTCTTCGCCTACGGCCTCGGCGGCTTCCTGGCGGCCGCACTCGTCACTGCGCTCCACCTGCACGTCCTCCGCCTCGACGGGGCCGGCGTCACGACGCCGCTGTACCTGACCCTCATGAGCGGGACCGTCGGGGTCGCTGCCGGAACCGTTGCCGGACTCTACGAAATCCGCCAGCGATCGGCCGTCCGCGAGGCCAGACGCCAGCACGCGCGCCTCGAGGAGTTCGCGAGCGTCGTCTCCCACGACCTGCGGAACCCGCTGAGCGTGGCCCAGGGCCGGCTCCAGGAGACCTATCGAACGGGCGACCCGAGCCACCTCGAGGCGGTCGATCACTCCCTCGAGCGGATGGACGAGTTGATCGACGACTCACTGTCGATCGCCCGAAACGGCACGCAGGTCACCGACCGGGAGCCGGTTCAACTCGTGGACCTCGCCTCGGAGGCGTGGGCCGTCGTCGAAACGGGCGACTCGAGCTACGAACTCTCGAGCAACCGGACGATTCGAGCCGATCCGACGCGAGCGAAACGACTGCTCGAGAACCTCTTTCGGAACGCGATCGAACACGCCGGACCGGATACCGTGATTCGAATCGGCACGCTCAAAAACGGCTTCTACGTCGAGGACGACGGTCCGGGCATTCCCGCGGACCGCCGCGAAGCCGTCCTCGAGCAGGGGGTCTCCTCTTCGACCGACGGCTCCGGACTCGGGCTCGCCATCGTTCGCGCCATCGCCGACGCTCACGGCTGGGACGTCGCGGTTACCGAGAGCCCCACTGGCGGCGCTCGATTCGAGTTCACGGGCGTCCAGGGCAGGTGA